Proteins encoded together in one Coffea arabica cultivar ET-39 chromosome 2c, Coffea Arabica ET-39 HiFi, whole genome shotgun sequence window:
- the LOC113723897 gene encoding pentatricopeptide repeat-containing protein ELI1, chloroplastic-like: MFKGYLDYEMLNEVILLFNDMIRENVSPNGYTFPMVLKSCLRLMALKEGEMVHSLVLKFGFKSNTYVGSTLIEMYARAGQVSCACRVFAEMVLRNVVTWTSMINGFVLNGDLVSARRLFDLAPERDVVLWNTMLLGYIEHVDMAEARKLFDVMPNKDLMSWNTMLNGYANNGDVERCEELFEEMPQRNIFSWNGLIGGYAHNGRFVEVLGTFKRMLNESDVQPTDATLVNVLSACARLGALDLGKWVHVYAESTGYKDNLYVCNGLIDLYAKCGMIESAINVFRNMGRKDLISWNTIINGLAVHGHGAYALKLFSEMKLEGEKPDAITFIGILCACSHMGLVDEGFQYFQSMVDEYSIAPQIVHYGCIVDLLGRAGLLEQAVDFVNKMPVKADAVIWTTLLGACRVHKNVEIAELALQKLIQIEPRNPSNYVMLGNIYRAAKIWKDVARLKVAERDTGSRKLPGCSSVEVEDGVVEFYSFDERHSSSEEIYDALRGLMNVLLSDGYVPDFVELGQGI; the protein is encoded by the coding sequence ATGTTCAAAGGCTATCTGGACTATGAGATGTTGAATGAAGTAATATTGTTGTTCAATGATATGATTCGCGAAAATGTTAGTCCTAATGGTTACACATTTCCAATGGTGCTTAAATCTTGCCTGAGACTAATGGCCTTAAAAGAAGGCGAGATGGTGCATTCTTTGGTGTTGAAATTTGGGTTCAAGTCAAATACCTATGTCGGTTCTACTTTGATTGAAATGTACGCGAGGGCAGGCCAAGTAAGCTGCGCCTGTAGAGTGTTTGCTGAGATGGTTTTGAGGAATGTTGTTACATGGACTTCAATGATCAATGGTTTTGTTTTGAATGGCGATTTGGTTTCCGCAAGGAGGCTCTTTGATTTGGCACCCGAGCGGGATGTTGTGTTGTGGAATACTATGTTGTTAGGTTACATTGAGCACGTGGATATGGCGGAGGCTAGAAAGCTTTTTGATGTGATGCCCAATAAGGACTTGATGTCTTGGAATACCATGTTAAATGGCTATGCGAATAATGGGGATGTTGAACGGTGTGAAGAACTCTTTGAAGAGATGCCACAGAGAAATATCTTCTCATGGAATGGGTTGATTGGAGGGTATGCCCATAATGGACGGTTTGTTGAAGTCCTTGGAACATTCAAAAGGATGCTAAATGAGTCCGATGTGCAGCCTACTGATGCCACGCTTGTGAATGTGTTGTCAGCTTGTGCAAGGTTAGGTGCACTTGATTTGGGCAAGTGGGTTCATGTATATGCTGAGAGTACTGGGTACAAGGATAACCTTTATGTTTGTAATGGTTTAATTGATTTGTATGCCAAGTGCGGGATGATAGAAAGTGCAATCAATGTTTTTAGGAACATGGGAAGAAAAGATTTGATATCCTGGAACACAATTATTAATGGCTTAGCAGTACATGGTCATGGAGCTTATGCTTTAAAGTTGTTTAGTGAGATGAAACTTGAAGGAGAAAAACCAGACGCAATTACTTTTATAGGTATTTTATGTGCTTGTTCTCATATGGGTTTAGTTGATGAAGGATTTCAGTATTTTCAGTCAAtggttgatgagtactcaattGCGCCACAAATTGTGCATTATGGTTGCATTGTTGATCTACTAGGTCGTGCTGGACTTCTGGAGCAGGCTGTGGATTTTGTGAACAAAATGCCAGTAAAAGCAGATGCTGTGATTTGGACCACTTTACTTGGTGCTTGTAGAGTTCACAAGAATGTTGAAATTGCTGAACTAGCTCTTCAAAAACTTATCCAGATTGAGCCTAGAAATCCATCAAACTATGTGATGCTGGGAAACATTTATCGAGCTGCTAAAATATGGAAAGATGTTGCACGACTTAAAGTTGCAGAGAGGGATACTGGATCTAGGAAATTGCCAGGTTGCAGCTCAGTTGAA